Proteins encoded by one window of Syntrophorhabdaceae bacterium:
- a CDS encoding glycosyltransferase family 2 protein, whose translation MLHEDNRRNIAGNAALLSIIIITKDTKELLGDLLRSIEQDISLTPFLKQIVVVDNASSDGTEVMVRREFGSALFLRNETNMGFGASANSGFRKSTGELIFFLNSDTRLIKGELLKLVLFMRGNKSVGICGPQLVYPDMRLQRSWAEIPGPASEIIPKALRNLLFKKASKAGPEGKGRKPSASGEDASAGGAYDVESLIGAAILVRREAFEKVGGFDEKYFFFLEETDLCMRIGEAGFRLVLFSGARIIHLQGSTVRKNWVRGRIEYNISMYKFIRTHYPPFQYRTFQAVRFIKAAVFLLVLTCVPFLLLGKRTRRTYRYYSALVGWHLSGCPDDAGLRKKEQGETMG comes from the coding sequence ATGTTGCATGAGGACAACAGGAGAAATATCGCGGGTAATGCTGCCCTTCTCTCGATCATCATAATCACGAAAGATACGAAGGAGCTGCTCGGGGATTTGCTCCGATCAATCGAGCAGGACATCTCTCTCACTCCTTTTCTTAAACAAATAGTGGTAGTGGATAACGCATCCTCGGACGGCACTGAGGTGATGGTGAGGAGGGAGTTCGGCTCTGCCCTTTTTCTACGGAATGAGACAAATATGGGGTTTGGGGCATCCGCAAATTCGGGGTTCAGGAAATCCACGGGGGAATTGATCTTTTTTCTCAATTCCGACACCCGTCTCATAAAGGGTGAACTCTTGAAGCTTGTCCTTTTTATGCGGGGAAATAAAAGCGTGGGAATATGCGGGCCCCAGCTCGTATATCCTGATATGCGTCTCCAGAGATCGTGGGCAGAGATTCCGGGACCGGCATCCGAGATCATCCCGAAAGCACTTCGTAATCTTTTATTCAAGAAAGCTTCCAAAGCCGGACCGGAGGGAAAAGGCCGGAAGCCATCCGCATCCGGAGAAGACGCAAGTGCCGGCGGTGCCTATGACGTTGAATCCCTGATCGGGGCTGCAATTCTCGTAAGAAGGGAGGCCTTCGAAAAAGTCGGCGGCTTCGATGAAAAATATTTCTTTTTTCTCGAGGAGACGGACCTGTGCATGAGAATAGGGGAAGCCGGATTTCGGTTGGTCCTTTTTTCCGGGGCCAGAATAATCCACCTCCAGGGCAGCACGGTAAGAAAGAATTGGGTGAGGGGCAGGATTGAATATAATATTTCCATGTATAAATTCATCCGCACCCATTATCCTCCATTCCAGTACCGGACCTTTCAAGCTGTGCGATTCATCAAGGCTGCGGTCTTTCTCCTGGTGCTCACCTGCGTGCCTTTCCTGCTCCTGGGAAAGCGGACCCGAAGGACCTATCGATATTATTCCGCCCTCGTCGGCTGGCACCTGAGCGGTTGTCCGGATGACGCCGGATTAAGAAAAAAGGAGCAGGGAGAAACGATGGGGTGA